The Vanessa atalanta chromosome 18, ilVanAtal1.2, whole genome shotgun sequence DNA window CGTGACAATTACTCAGATATATTTATGATAGGATCTGCCTGTGTACGGAAATGGATATGGTTGTTGCAATCGTAGGGCTCCGATTCGACAGATAGTAGTCCTGTACATGTGCAATTTTTCTGAACTTTGACCAGATTCAAACTATAGACCTTTAAATACTTCGTTGAGTGTAATATATCTAGTATATGTTTAACTTACGATATCTCTGTTTTGATCATGTTCATCCTTAACGATGAATATCATATCGAATCTCGATAATATAGTCGGCATAAAATCTATGTTGTCTTCAGCTTTTGTGTCATCCCATCGACCGAATACAGAGTTCGCCGCGGCCAGGACGGAGCAGCGAGAGTTTAACGTAGTCGTTATACCAGCCTAGAACATAAAGTTTGTCATAATTAGAATACtgcaacaatttaattaattattatgaagataaatttattcattatatttatgtcctgtatgaaaatatatttatcaattgctCAATTTATCATTGGTTCGAAACGAAACTTTGCAGTGTATGATTacttagaatttttaaatactatatttaaaaaaaacaataaaaatatatttacagtaaggttcttataaaaataaaaattaataaagttacattttGGAAGACAAAGACATTAACACAGTATTCTGTGTAAATTTTTCAAGCAAATAGGTACAATCAAACagcaaaagaaaacattttcatatttaaagtattcgAAACAATTTCATCCAATATGATTACCTTAGCAATGGAAATAGTCTGCTGCTCCATGGCCTCGTGTATGGCGACCCGGTCGTCCTCACGCATCTTATCAAACTCATCGATGCACACAACACCACCATCAGCCAACACCATCGCACCCCCCTCCATCACAAAGTTACGCTGCAAgcaatttgataaataaataatgttaaggaTACATTGATTTAACACAAAaacttaaactttttttgtgagtttcatttatatatgacttaaattttatttatcttagcttttttattatctacaatTTCGAACGAATGAGTCAAAAAATCATAGGAATTTaattaatcctttttttatatctaatttaagatgtattatcttatttttgtcttattatatgatatatatagtaatattaacaataaacataatataaacttacaCTTCCAGGGTCCCTTATGACGGAGGCAGTTAGACCAGCTGCACTAGAGCCTTTACCCGAAGTATACACTCCTACAGGGGCTACCTTTTCTACAAACTTTAGCAACTGCGATTTGGCTGTTCCAGGGTCTCCTAGTAGTAAAATGTTGATGTCTCCTCGCCTGGTGAGACCATCTGGTAGTCGCTTGCGTGAAcctgttattaatataacattactgtaatttgttatatatagtaGCTAAATAAGATAAGTGGTTATGGACCTATGCTATGAAGATGACAGGAAGAGAGAGGTCAAtgtcacatttattaaatattgtttcaacCAATATCTTCCTGAACTCAGAAGTATAGttcaagttatatataataatcatatcatAGGTTTTTGAATAGGAgatcgtaaatatttttaattttaaaaattaatacctCCAAATAATAAACAGGCTATAGCTTTCTTCATATCAGTGGCACCAAAAACACTAGGGGCTATAGATTTCGCAATTCTATCATAAACATCAGGGGCCGCTGCTAATCTCCTAAATTGTTCTTCTTCTTCAGCAGTGAAAGGTTGAAGTCCACCAGTGACTCCCTCTTCTGCTGTAAGTCCTACTGCACGGAGGTAGGAAGATCGCACACCTACTGATCCCTTCTCTTTACCTTCTCtctgtaaattaaattgaaattcattatatttataacaagttaAATAGAGAACTAAACTTTGTTTTTGATCAATAAATTAACTACAGAaagttatttaagaaattatttaagtgCTAAGAGTATCAGTGTAATTTCTGGTTTAatcagatatattaaaaaaaaaaaatgcattatgtatataaattaatcatacccCCAATTTGGAAATCTTTTTGATGGAATATATCCCTAGCACTGTGACTCTTGCGCCGGGAGCTACTCGCTCACAGAGGACGCGCTCGCAATACACGGTCAAGTGACGAGGCATCTCTCCTTGTGGAATCATTTCTGGGGCTTCTTGGAGTTTCAATACCTGTGTACCcatattaatattctaaataatatcttaCCAACGTAATCCCATttagatttttgtaaatttaggctaataatattaatttgatttaatttcggtttgtatttagtttttaatcaaCTATTAATAAGTGAGTCAAATGattccaaattaaataaataaatttaatgagatATTGTATCAAACAAAAAGAAGTACCATATAGGTACTCAATTCAAGTTAGTTATACTAAGACTATTGTCATcacttttgattatttttttattattttataagacagTGACcaattatctaataaataaataatattagtttagtagtaaataaatttacctgATAATCAATACATTTACACTTGTCTGGTATAATGAAATATGGATCCAATGGACATTTTGGTCTTCCTGCTTGTTCTCTAAAATAGtagtacaaataatatataacataagtacataagcattatttattacatattaattatttttttcttgtgttTTGAGTGGCACAAAAGTTAATACTGTTTGAAACaataattgaatacatattttactaatGCAGACTGTAACAGTCTCAGCATgaacataaaatatagaaaatatttaaattttaacaaaaatacacgtaaattaaattttaacaatgaatataaaagatatttatattttggctatatatcattttaaaagttaaagttttatcttttaaattattagttttgtatatgaattattattttcgttgatgtaatgaataattttatataaaataataaaattgggcTTGACTTACGTGTTGCATTTCCTAGGCATTACATAGCCTTCTAAGCCTGGCTTTACAGGCAGATTGGGTATAACATTACGGCAAGATCTGCACTGAATTGATATTTTAGTAGCTTTTGCTTTTATGCCAGATGCTGAGATTACTATTCCAGGTATCTTGACAAGTCTTGAGACTGTTTCGGactgaaaaaattataattctactTGTTGTATGCATAGTATaattatacgaattatataattatacaaatattatttatttattagttttataaaatatctactaCTCAGATTAacggttaataaattatttgcgttgaaataattttactgtTCTATCTCTATTGCAAATGAGAATTCTGTTAAGTTTACTAGTACTGTAGTTGTATTTAAGAAAGTCTGTTgatatattaagattattattataccttaAGTTCTCTCAAGTTAGAAGCGTGAGCATCTGATAGTAGCAACACCTGTATATCCTCTACTTTCTCTTCACCTTCTGGTCTTGGTGCGGTCAGCTCATCAGCTAACTATAACAAGAAGTTTAAAAAGTGATGAAAGGAaaagtaaaagttatttaaGTGGGTCCAACTACTTTATCTCACTTTTTGTTCCAGCCAATGCCAGCAGGAGCCATcatacattattgttttaagtGTAACAGAaaggtattaaaattatatacatacacagaatcttttcaaataataatttaaagtatgagatattaaatatttatttatatctatgttttaaatacattttcaagaTGACAACAATCTTGtcattatgtatatatcaaGAGTTAGAATAAGAATTTTACCTCTTTAGCAGCTTCTTCTAAAATAGGTAAATGTTCTGTtggttttttatacaatttctcCGCTAATACTTCATCGAAGCTAGACAAATCTTCAATGTTAATTTCAACCCAGTATTGTTGTAAGTTGTAATTACGTTTTAACGCATCtctgaaaatgtaaatattctttGTATATCGACTATCGTTATAACCCATTTTATaggtaatcaataaataaaaatagctattGTGTCTGTACctgtatttaaagttaaaatttcctGTATGAAATTGGCGAATAAactctttaaattttttcttaacAGCTTGTAGGTTAATTTGATCTTGGGATTCATGATCATCTAAACCAAaattatcagaaaaaaatacaccAGGATCATCGAATCCTTCCATAATTAGGTATGTTAAattaatgagaaataaatttataatcacaaGTTAGACGGTTTGTAAGAATTGAGAATGGCGCGAAAATTGACATTTGACAGTGCATTGAGTATAGatcatacttttttttctaattttaccGGTTTAAAAGGCAAAGATAGTGCATTATTCACCCCAATCAGTATCAacactacattttttattactaggTAACATTTTGAGAAAGCGTAAACGGCAATGTGAGAATCtaacaaaaattcttaaaatattgctGAAAAGTAATAATGCATGACAAATACATTAagctaaagtatttttttagtactttaatagtttttagataaaataagttttaagccGTTATAAAATTGATTAGTGTATAAAACACTCGAATTTTTAGTTTTCTCACAGGTTTCGTGTGCATAATTTCTGCTTATAATTCGTTTCGTAATGGAGTAAAAATCATCAACCTTCGGATAAAACTCTAACACATCTCATTTATGTTATGATGTCACCACAAAGAGTCATATTTACGGGCGGCTActttacagttattttttttctataatgtgTCATTTAATACGCGCTGCGAGATAAAGTAAGCTCCGAAGCTTCTTTTCGAAAAGGAGAAAAGAGGTCTTAGTccagcactgggaaatttataggctattAGTTTtccttatttgaatttaatatgaatttgaaattgGATTTATTTCAGACAAGATGGCGACACAATAACGGTCTTGTGGGTAAATTGGGATACGAATTACCCACTTGTGAATGATCggaaatatatgaaaaagtatAGTCATTTCTTTGCTTGTTCGGAATGTTCATAGGAATGTAgaaggaaattaaaaacaaaatggccgttatttttagacaaaaatatattaaaatctaagaATTCGCTTTCTCTCATAATTCGGAGAAGGCATAGAAAAGAAACCACAgtgaatattctttaaatagaatattactgAAAAAATAGTTCCTaatttttgtagtttatttaagACAAGTACCTAGCGAAGATTCCAAATtcgattaaatgaaaaattgttgCTAAGCAAcgaattaaattgatttagttTTCTCATTGTTTGCTTGTAGGAATAACAGAGAATGTTTAATACAGTACAGTAACAGTAGAAAAGAcagtgttttaattatttatcttgagTTAGTCATATTTAACATTAGttcgataattatattttatttaattgaactaaCAATGcagaatttatattaagacaCGTAGAATAGATCTAATAAAATGGGTGATGTAAGTGTtaggatatttattatattttgaaacaataattcatagttaataataataaatacatgttatTTATTCTCTCCCATAGCCATTTTGGTTTACATTATACATGCACGATAATGATAAATACAATTGTGTGTAGGACACAGGAGCCCAAACCAGGTTGCCTGTACTAAGGATCTACTGGTTCCACTCTAGGATtaggcttttatttattaatttaattttacagcaCATATTCTATTTGTATTGCAGAAAGAAGATGTCGATACTCGTTTAGAGTTTATGAGTGAATACATTTTAAGGtctctgaaacaaaaaatagaaaaatggaCAAAATTTATAACGGGAGATGAAAGGGTAATTATGGGTTAATAATAGTACCAAGTTTAGCGTCGTAGCTTtagtagtttaaattaattatatcgtaGCAAAATTAGTCTTAAGAGGAAATGGTAGCAGGAAATGGTAAAAGGAAATGTCTagcagtggtgaccaattaccctcaggtggcacatttgccagTCCACAAATTTCCTTTTTGGGAATGAAGTTGGACCTGTTTGTCCATtgtacttttcttttattttaaatagatttataggTAATATTGCCGTGCATTGACTCTCTTTACCTTCGTTCCGATTAGAATTCTGATTGGatttacgaaaattaaattttgtaaatgaatgTATCATTTAGTAAGTAAATTTGAGTAaatcgattaattttattaattgttttgttgtatatttttacagcATATCCTATTTAAGTTCTTTGAGATGCCGAAGTTTGATATAATCGTATTCCGTATAAATACAGCCGGCTTATTGACTTGCGCCACGAGCTTTCCACCTATAAGCAGAGGAAAAatgatttactttttacgaaatgTAGACGACAAAATAACGCAGACGAACTTCCGGAAGGTGGGTTTTAGTTATAAAGGTGATGTTAATctattgtttaatgtttatttactttattatctCACAATATATTCGATTACgggcaatatatgtatatatttttaattttccttatgAGTGGATGTATTCGAAAAGTGGAAAGTACTATTTCTTatgatgatatattaaatacttaatgtatggaaaaatattttcgctACAGACACGTCTTTATAATCTGAATTTGTACgctccaatataaaaaaatttgcaAGGCATTCTAGCAAACAATagttcaaataaattacaaatatcaaatcACAGTGTCTATGGggatcttattattaaattgttactttGCTTTATCACTCATATTTctcagaattaaaaataaataattaaagcaaacATTTAGCATTAATTTAAAAGCGATATCGTCTGTAAGAGAACCGAAACAATGAGAATGCGTATGATAGAAACTGCATCGATTTCAGAATTAACAAAGTTAAATATTGAATCTGGATTATAGCAATCGTCTGCCACTATTAAGCACTttcttagtttttataaaatcctCAACCCTTCTAGGCTCTTACAATAGGTGAAATATCTGGCAATGTCCTTATGGATCTGAGCGTGATGGCCGACGAAGTGATCGGTCCTCTGCTCTGTAATCCTGAAAACCAGAAAGGATGGCCTAAGATAGTGCAGAATGACATGAAAAGACACGTCAACGAACTGAGGAATTTGATGCATCAAGTATACTTCGTCTTATATTATACatgatatttgtaataatattgtggtatttttaataaatgtatttgttttttatagctTAAAGGAGAAATGTCTAGCCAAATAATGCTTCCGATGCCCGAAGGTGTCGAAAATATATACCATGCAGAAGCTAGATTAAAGGaaaggtaattttaataatacgatatattattttattcgggAAATAAGATACAATTGAGAATAAGGTATTGTTATCTAATATTGAATTAcatctaattaataatttacacgaTTTATTTGCCGGTTTGCGTACAACGTTGTTTATGCTTAGATATTAAAAAGATTTCCTTGCATTCAAGTGTATAACAGTTACATATGTCTTgcgtaaatagaaaataatatatagaatcgATTTAAAACCAGGACAGATATTAAATGATCAgttaccaataataattataggtaaCGGgtgatttaagtttaattataataaagtaacagttaataaatttaaagtttaggTTACTTTTGTACGTtcctaaaagtaatttatataaatcaagcacTAAACAAAAATGAGTCTTAaggatgtataattataatataattaatatcatttattgaaCACGAAGACAAAACAATTTCACTGTAacgaatattaaaacaaaataataaatagtaatttaaacacaaaattgatatataatatttagtgattCAGAAGATGTCGACTTATATTTGAAGACTAACATTGAAGGAGCCATCATTAAATGGGCGCAGCAAATTTACGATTTGTTGCAAGAAGATTCTTATATTGGTAAGTatatgagtatatatatatgatccggcattcataaatttttattttatttcaaagttttatttaaatttttttttaatcatattgaCTTATTTTTTATCCAGCGTTTAAGAGAACAAAGTTCCCTCTACCAATATCAGATATAGAGTTCTATACGCATAGACTTCGGAACTTGGAAGGCATATACTCGCAACTGCGAGACCCTCGTGTTAAACGAATGGCACACTATTTGGAGTCTACTCGCAGCGTATACCTTGCTTGTTTCAAATCAATGCTCACTAATGTAGTAGCCGGTAAGAATTGTGGATACTAAGATTTTTTATGAAGTAATTGCGAACTAACTCCTTATTATAACAAAACCTTCTTTATTCTGTATAACATTCTCAAAATTTGtggtatataatgtattaaaaattatctcaagtaccgtattttatgtatataacatcTCTTTGGTATTGTGATTATTAtggtcataatttatatttttttttatttcagccaTTATAGAATGCAGAGACATTTATGTTTATCAGAAGCCTTTGATACAACATTTTGAAACTTTTGAAGGGAGTGATTTTTTCGATGCAAAAGCTCTAATACGGCCAATGTTTCACTGTATTGGGTTGCTTTGGGGAAATTCACGATATTATTGTAACGTCGAAAAGTTAATACGTAAGAATTTGGTGATTAATACATTGCTTAtcgttatttaataagtaaaaacataactaaattatataattgtatattttgtcaattttgaaaatgttgtaatcaataatgtaatgtttataaccttttaattatcaaattatatgtttGAATCACTTCTTATATTTTCTACAATCTTAAAACTAAAATGACTGTCAATTTAACTTTACCCACAATTTTTTGGTTAATTATTGTGGTTAATTTTTAGCACTGTTACGTGAAGTATGTAATCTAGTAATCCAACAATGTACGAATTCAGTAGACCCCATGTCAATATTTCAAGGGGATGCGGACGAACAGTTGATAAAATTGAGAAAGGCAATGGGTGTTCTTAACCATTTTATGTAAGTGTTATTCTTTAAAGGCTTTTCTGATTTCTCCGTGTCTGGCGGtaactaatgtaaaaaaatttatactgAAATTATTTACAGCGATACCTATGAAATGAACCGTGATAAAGTTCATACATTCTTTCCACCGGGCGTGATGCCCGTGCGATGGTCCTTCGATTTCGATCGTGTCTTCATGCGCTTTAACACCTTCATGAAGAGACTAAAGATGATCGATAATATTGTAGAGGCTACGGTCGAAATACTTAAATTGGAGAAAGTAGAGTTTTCAGGTCTCAGAGGCAAGATATTAAGTACGGAGTGTATAAAGGTGATTACGGAtttagttatttcaaaatatcgCTAAGTTATAAGTTTTAAGTACCTGCAATAATTATACAGTGTGGTATAAGTGTTTTATCTTTAAATCCGTAGCAAAACACTGCAACAACAATTCCATTTCTTGTGtctttttactatattaatatatattatctaaatctttttaaatatttatttttgttttgaatcgATTTTggttaataatgtttaataattgttattctagtgttttttttactgATTTTCTAATACTTGGGTAAATATGTTAGGTATTGGAAGAATACACATTGATTTATCAAAATCTTGGCAATATTACCTACGATCCTGCGGATCCTGAAGATACGAGATTTTTATCGGATTATGATAAGCATATGGCGGTATTAGAGGACGTTGATAGAAGACTCGCTTCACTATTCTCGCAGGGTTTGGACGAATGCCATGATTTGGAACATTTCTTTAAGGTATGTACAGTGAAttcttaaaaatttcaaaatcaaacaaGAATTACGATGACATTAGCGATTTgaccttataaaaatatttcagtttttcCAAATCATAGGAGATCTATACCATCggcctattattaaaaatgaattaaaacctAAAGTGGCTAAGTTACTAGATTTTATGCATTCTAACCTTGATGCagttaaagaaatatttgatgAAGAAATGGCGGTAAGTcaagttttattagttttaagccttaagaaaataaaaattgaatgtaCACGTAAATTCagtgcatatatttttaatttgagaaattttatttactaccaTGATTTTTTTGGAGTCACCCATATTTCCGGGCGTGAACTCGAACTACTATTAACTTGCTGTTTGGAATGTAGAAGTACCAACACACATtcgtattaattatacaatcaaGTGAGGAAGTACAGATTGGGATTAAAAGTTGAGTTATAGGaacctaaataaaattatttccttttGTAGAAATTGAATCCTAAAGGTGTAGAGAGACCCATGGTAGATCCTTATTTGCCTCCTGTGGGTGGAATAATGTGGTGGATACATAAGTTACGGCGAAGAATACAAATGCCAAtggaagattttattttatttgaagatccGTAAGCACATGTCGTAATTGTAATAATCTGAAATATGATATGTTTTAActtatattcctttttttagtCTATAAGGCCAGCCTTTCGTGCATATTTGCTCCTAGgttgacattattttatgttgCTATTTTAGAATCACTGACTCGGAAAATG harbors:
- the LOC125071158 gene encoding DNA replication licensing factor Mcm5, coding for MEGFDDPGVFFSDNFGLDDHESQDQINLQAVKKKFKEFIRQFHTGNFNFKYRDALKRNYNLQQYWVEINIEDLSSFDEVLAEKLYKKPTEHLPILEEAAKELADELTAPRPEGEEKVEDIQVLLLSDAHASNLRELKSETVSRLVKIPGIVISASGIKAKATKISIQCRSCRNVIPNLPVKPGLEGYVMPRKCNTEQAGRPKCPLDPYFIIPDKCKCIDYQVLKLQEAPEMIPQGEMPRHLTVYCERVLCERVAPGARVTVLGIYSIKKISKLGREGKEKGSVGVRSSYLRAVGLTAEEGVTGGLQPFTAEEEEQFRRLAAAPDVYDRIAKSIAPSVFGATDMKKAIACLLFGGSRKRLPDGLTRRGDINILLLGDPGTAKSQLLKFVEKVAPVGVYTSGKGSSAAGLTASVIRDPGSRNFVMEGGAMVLADGGVVCIDEFDKMREDDRVAIHEAMEQQTISIAKAGITTTLNSRCSVLAAANSVFGRWDDTKAEDNIDFMPTILSRFDMIFIVKDEHDQNRDITLAKHIISVHMGGASAERAAAAGELPLPLLRRYAAYCRARCGPRLSAAAAERLGARYVLMRSGASLQERQTDKRLAIPITVRQLEAIIRISESLAKMQLQPFATESHVTESLRLFQVSTLDAAMTGSLAGAEGFTTEEDHEMLSRVEKQLKRRFAVGSQVSEQTIIQDFLRQKYPERAIIKVIHTMIRRGELQHRLQRKMLYRLS
- the LOC125071124 gene encoding dynein beta chain, ciliary-like, with product MIYFLRNVDDKITQTNFRKALTIGEISGNVLMDLSVMADEVIGPLLCNPENQKGWPKIVQNDMKRHVNELRNLMHQLKGEMSSQIMLPMPEGVENIYHAEARLKESDSEDVDLYLKTNIEGAIIKWAQQIYDLLQEDSYIAFKRTKFPLPISDIEFYTHRLRNLEGIYSQLRDPRVKRMAHYLESTRSVYLACFKSMLTNVVAALLREVCNLVIQQCTNSVDPMSIFQGDADEQLIKLRKAMGVLNHFIDTYEMNRDKVHTFFPPGVMPVRWSFDFDRVFMRFNTFMKRLKMIDNIVEATVEILKLEKVEFSGLRGKILSTECIKVLEEYTLIYQNLGNITYDPADPEDTRFLSDYDKHMAVLEDVDRRLASLFSQGLDECHDLEHFFKFFQIIGDLYHRPIIKNELKPKVAKLLDFMHSNLDAVKEIFDEEMAKLNPKGVERPMVDPYLPPYDMNRLNRAISWYNAIREGSHETEVALIEKEISAIDHLLGRGVEELTWNDDFTEWMAEVYAAINTLQERVLTAQNNVRRGLSNIAAWGDKPLHNRKDNPEKLELLAVNERHPRLVARRNKILQSHAEFLHILKDNYKLFFNIKEDEESDDEEEELEEVDESTMDEDERLARAQKLQAIMEQWEAKRIAREERERERAEIAQAKFERREARRLKREAKEAEKRERQARRDEG